GCCAAAGCTTCACTTACCCAAAAAGAAGTCAATGCTATGATTGTCAATCCATCCGGAAAGGCTGCTGAGTCTTTCCTGGATAAGAATATGGGCGGTCTGGAAGAATTGTTGCCGAAAAAATTACAGGAAGCTGCGGATCGGCATAAGCCTGAGTTTATCAAAGAATGGAGGCGGATTGCTTGCGGTGGCAAAAATCCCGAGCCGGTTTGTGCAAAATCTGATTCAAGCAACAAGCGATAACTTCGAACTGTCTGAATCATTTCAGACAACCTTGATATAACTACCGAAAGTAACCCCATGGAAAAAAAATTCTTAGACATCCTCGTTTGTCCTGTGACTAAAGGCAAACTCGAATACCATCAAGACAAACAGGAATTGTGGAGCCGTCAGGCGAAGCT
This genomic interval from Neisseria sp. Marseille-Q5346 contains the following:
- a CDS encoding Trm112 family protein, whose amino-acid sequence is MEKKFLDILVCPVTKGKLEYHQDKQELWSRQAKLAYPIKDGIPYMLENEARALSEEELKA